In a single window of the Pelagibacterium sp. 26DY04 genome:
- the rpsI gene encoding 30S ribosomal protein S9: MSETINSLEDLGTATGTAVNDAPVYTQQVDAQGRAYATGKRKDAVARVWVKPGSGKITVNGKEFTDYFARPVLQMILQQPIVAAERVDQFDIVATVAGGGLSGQAGAIRHGISLALTRYEPALRAVLKPGGFLTRDSRVVERKKYGRAKARRSFQFSKR; encoded by the coding sequence ATGTCCGAGACCATCAATTCCCTCGAAGACCTGGGCACCGCAACCGGCACTGCCGTCAATGACGCGCCGGTCTACACCCAGCAGGTCGACGCCCAGGGCCGCGCCTATGCCACCGGCAAGCGCAAGGACGCCGTTGCCCGCGTGTGGGTCAAGCCCGGTTCGGGCAAGATCACCGTCAATGGCAAGGAGTTCACGGACTATTTCGCGCGCCCGGTTCTCCAGATGATCCTGCAGCAGCCGATCGTGGCCGCTGAGCGCGTGGACCAGTTCGATATTGTTGCGACCGTTGCCGGCGGCGGCCTTTCCGGCCAGGCCGGTGCCATCCGTCACGGTATCTCGCTGGCGTTGACCCGCTACGAGCCGGCCCTGCGCGCGGTGCTCAAGCCCGGTGGGTTCCTCACTCGAGACAGCCGTGTGGTCGAGCGTAAGAAGTACGGCCGGGCCAAGGCTCGCCGCTCCTTCCAGTTCTCCAAGCGCTAA
- a CDS encoding ABC transporter ATP-binding protein, whose translation MNMQSVTAKPAVAISGLNKTYDTGFTALKDVNLDIKSGEIFALLGPNGAGKTTLIGTICGLVRPTSGQILVGGHDVVTEFRKTRAMIGLVPQELTGDRFETVWATVSFTRGLFGKPRNDAVIEKILRDLSLWEKRNDKLITLSGGMKRRVLIAKALSHEPKVLFLDEPTAGVDVELRRDMWNVVRDLREKGVTIILTTHYIEEAEEMADRIGVISKGEIILVEEKSELMAKLGKKDLSIQLQEPLETLPAALAGTGLTLAENGEELIYSYDSQADRTGIASLIAAVNEQGIRIKDLSTRQSSLEDIFIGLLRDRT comes from the coding sequence ATGAACATGCAATCTGTGACTGCCAAGCCGGCCGTCGCGATTTCGGGTCTCAACAAGACCTATGACACGGGCTTTACCGCCCTCAAGGACGTCAATCTCGACATCAAATCAGGCGAAATCTTCGCGCTGCTCGGTCCGAACGGCGCTGGAAAGACCACGCTGATCGGCACGATCTGCGGTCTTGTGCGGCCGACATCGGGCCAGATCCTGGTCGGCGGCCATGACGTGGTCACCGAGTTCCGCAAGACCCGCGCCATGATCGGTCTCGTGCCCCAGGAGTTGACGGGCGACCGTTTCGAGACGGTCTGGGCGACGGTGAGCTTCACGCGCGGCCTGTTCGGCAAGCCGCGCAACGACGCGGTGATCGAAAAAATCCTCCGCGATCTTTCGCTCTGGGAAAAGCGCAACGACAAGCTCATTACCCTTTCCGGCGGCATGAAGCGCCGGGTGTTGATCGCCAAGGCGCTCAGTCACGAGCCCAAGGTGCTGTTCCTCGACGAGCCCACCGCCGGCGTCGACGTGGAACTGCGCCGCGACATGTGGAACGTGGTTCGCGATCTGCGCGAAAAAGGCGTGACCATAATCCTGACCACCCATTACATCGAAGAAGCCGAGGAGATGGCCGACCGCATCGGCGTGATCTCCAAGGGAGAGATCATCCTGGTGGAGGAAAAGTCCGAGCTCATGGCCAAGCTCGGCAAGAAGGATCTTTCGATCCAGCTCCAGGAGCCGCTTGAAACCCTTCCTGCCGCATTGGCCGGAACCGGGCTAACCCTGGCTGAAAACGGCGAAGAGCTGATCTACAGCTATGACAGCCAAGCCGACCGCACCGGCATCGCCAGCCTGATTGCCGCCGTCAATGAGCAGGGGATCAGGATCAAGGACCTTTCGACCCGTCAGTCCTCGCTCGAGGATATCTTTATCGGCCTTCTGAGGGACCGGACATGA
- a CDS encoding ABC transporter permease, with translation MNYYAIKAIYHFEMARWWRTVTQSIISPVLSTSLYFVVFGAAIGSRIESVEGVSYAAFIVPGLIMLSLLQQSLSNASFGIYFPKFAGTVYEILSAPISHVETVIAFVGAAATKSIILALIILATATLFVDVSIQHPVWMVVFMVLTAVTFSLIGFIIGIWADGFEKLQLIPLLIVTPLAFLGGTFYSITMLPEAWQTIALFNPVVYLVSGFRWSFYGVADVNVGISLAMTLVFMAIALGIIAWIFRTGYRLRA, from the coding sequence ATGAACTACTACGCGATCAAGGCCATCTACCATTTCGAAATGGCCCGGTGGTGGCGGACCGTTACCCAGTCGATCATTTCGCCGGTGCTCTCGACATCGCTCTATTTCGTGGTGTTCGGCGCCGCGATCGGCTCACGCATCGAGTCGGTGGAAGGCGTCTCTTATGCCGCCTTCATCGTGCCGGGGCTGATCATGCTTTCGCTGTTGCAGCAATCGCTTTCGAACGCCTCGTTCGGCATCTACTTTCCCAAATTCGCGGGCACCGTCTATGAAATCCTCTCGGCGCCCATCTCGCATGTGGAAACCGTCATCGCCTTTGTGGGTGCCGCGGCGACCAAATCAATCATCCTGGCACTGATCATCCTCGCGACCGCGACCTTATTCGTTGATGTTTCCATCCAGCATCCGGTGTGGATGGTCGTCTTCATGGTGCTGACCGCGGTTACCTTCTCGCTGATTGGCTTCATCATCGGCATCTGGGCCGACGGATTTGAAAAGCTTCAGCTTATTCCGCTGCTGATCGTCACCCCCCTGGCGTTCCTCGGGGGCACTTTCTATTCCATCACCATGCTGCCCGAGGCCTGGCAGACCATCGCTCTGTTCAATCCGGTGGTCTATCTGGTGAGCGGTTTCCGCTGGAGTTTTTATGGCGTAGCCGACGTCAATGTCGGCATCAGCCTGGCCATGACGTTGGTTTTCATGGCGATCGCGCTGGGCATCATCGCCTGGATTTTCCGCACCGGATATCGCCTGCGCGCCTGA
- a CDS encoding DUF6454 family protein, translating to MRPLSIALTAALALAASPAISNDLSDAIKGLTRSTTWTLVDEVPLNFNTHHPQGMYRIGDDFIVSTVEIITRTQRYDTPQDGYDRDAGEGRGWLYRFSAEGELLDEVELGEGDIYHPGGIDFDGEAIWVPVAEYRPDSASIVYRVDPETFEAEEVFRFRDHLGGIVHNLESGSLHAVSWGSRRFYDFDLASIDEVEMTDAVPLDEATMNSAFYVDYQDCHYLAGQEMICSGVSSFTPPNDAPSFGLGGLEIVNLEDDRPVHQVPVALWSPAGRPMSQNPFFLETTENGIRAYFIPDDEDSVMFVYEAEL from the coding sequence TTGCGGCCGCTCTCGATTGCTCTCACCGCTGCGCTGGCCCTTGCCGCCAGCCCCGCGATTTCCAACGACCTTTCGGACGCGATTAAAGGCCTGACGCGTTCGACCACCTGGACGCTGGTGGATGAAGTGCCTTTGAACTTCAACACCCACCATCCCCAGGGCATGTACCGGATCGGTGACGATTTCATCGTCTCGACCGTCGAAATCATCACCCGCACCCAGCGCTACGATACGCCTCAGGACGGTTATGACCGCGATGCCGGCGAGGGCAGGGGATGGCTCTACCGGTTCAGCGCAGAAGGCGAATTGCTCGACGAGGTTGAACTGGGCGAAGGGGACATCTACCACCCTGGCGGCATCGATTTCGATGGCGAAGCCATCTGGGTGCCGGTGGCCGAATACCGCCCCGACAGCGCTTCGATCGTCTACCGCGTCGACCCCGAAACCTTTGAAGCCGAAGAAGTTTTCCGCTTCCGTGACCATTTGGGTGGCATCGTCCACAACCTTGAATCCGGCAGCCTGCATGCGGTGAGCTGGGGTTCGCGCCGCTTTTATGATTTCGATCTGGCTTCGATCGATGAGGTCGAGATGACCGATGCCGTGCCGCTGGACGAGGCGACGATGAACAGCGCGTTCTATGTGGATTATCAGGACTGCCACTATCTGGCCGGCCAGGAAATGATCTGTTCGGGTGTCAGCTCATTCACGCCCCCCAACGATGCGCCGAGCTTTGGCCTGGGTGGGCTGGAGATCGTCAATCTGGAAGATGACCGCCCGGTGCATCAGGTGCCGGTCGCATTGTGGAGCCCGGCGGGCCGCCCAATGAGCCAGAACCCGTTTTTCCTCGAAACCACCGAGAACGGGATTCGCGCCTATTTCATCCCCGACGACGAAGATTCGGTGATGTTCGTTTATGAGGCAGAACTTTAG
- a CDS encoding glycosyltransferase: MTKRIAMATLGTQGDIQPYVALARAMKAQGYSVVLGATDDFEPMISSYGLEFWSLGPSMQEFVKQSQFERAMNQNLLVNAPSLLRQGQKIVDRAARSAWDMAQGADCIILNMNTSFSIDIAEALDIPAIVAALQPLNSTSEFPLCIYYGPSFGKTINRLTYSTMTVQQIYYNLPRNKLRRELMNLGPRRNGGFFKDTDGTPLWTLNAYSEIVSPRPRDWPKTSIVTGYWMLPDNSGWQPSEEFKTFLENGPPPIYVGFGSMPFGADRNTDILREALTMWNGRVVVGRGWGGIKPDDLPSDRVYVIDRAPHDQLFKHVKAVVHHGGAGTTAAGLHLGRPTFIVPQMVDQPYWGGRVHELGCGPKPVRRRKLTAEALADALTQLDTNENYARNAERIGEQLRAEDGAGKAIKVIERVMANYQPRSERKRA, translated from the coding sequence ATGACAAAGCGCATTGCGATGGCCACTTTGGGCACGCAAGGTGACATTCAGCCTTACGTGGCCCTGGCAAGAGCGATGAAGGCTCAAGGCTATTCGGTGGTTCTGGGGGCGACCGACGATTTCGAGCCGATGATCTCGAGCTATGGCCTCGAGTTCTGGAGCCTCGGCCCCTCGATGCAGGAATTCGTCAAGCAGAGCCAGTTCGAGCGCGCCATGAACCAGAACCTGCTGGTCAACGCGCCCTCCCTGCTGCGCCAGGGCCAGAAGATCGTCGATCGCGCCGCGCGTTCGGCCTGGGACATGGCCCAGGGCGCCGACTGCATCATCCTCAACATGAATACGAGCTTTTCGATCGACATCGCCGAAGCGCTCGATATCCCGGCCATCGTTGCCGCGCTGCAGCCGCTCAATTCGACGAGTGAATTCCCGCTCTGCATCTATTACGGCCCCTCCTTCGGCAAGACCATAAACCGTCTTACCTATTCGACGATGACCGTGCAGCAGATCTACTACAATCTGCCGCGCAACAAGCTCAGGCGCGAGCTCATGAACCTGGGGCCGCGCCGGAATGGCGGGTTCTTCAAGGATACCGACGGCACCCCGCTCTGGACCCTCAACGCCTATTCCGAGATCGTTTCCCCGCGTCCGCGCGACTGGCCGAAGACCTCCATCGTCACCGGCTACTGGATGCTGCCCGACAACAGCGGCTGGCAGCCGAGCGAGGAGTTCAAGACCTTCCTCGAAAACGGTCCGCCGCCCATCTATGTGGGCTTCGGGTCCATGCCGTTCGGCGCCGACCGCAACACCGATATCCTGCGCGAAGCGCTCACCATGTGGAATGGCCGCGTTGTGGTGGGCCGAGGCTGGGGCGGCATCAAGCCCGACGATCTCCCCTCGGATCGGGTGTACGTGATCGACCGCGCCCCCCACGACCAGCTCTTCAAGCACGTCAAGGCCGTGGTCCATCACGGGGGCGCCGGCACCACGGCTGCCGGCCTGCATCTGGGCCGTCCGACCTTCATCGTGCCGCAGATGGTCGACCAGCCCTATTGGGGCGGCCGCGTGCACGAACTGGGTTGCGGTCCCAAGCCGGTGCGCCGCCGCAAGCTCACCGCAGAAGCCCTCGCCGATGCACTCACCCAGCTCGACACCAACGAAAACTACGCCCGCAACGCCGAACGGATCGGCGAGCAGCTTCGCGCCGAGGACGGCGCCGGCAAGGCGATCAAGGTCATCGAACGCGTGATGGCCAATTATCAGCCGCGCAGCGAACGAAAACGGGCCTGA
- the argC gene encoding N-acetyl-gamma-glutamyl-phosphate reductase: MQPPKTAALLGASGYTGADLLRLGVRHPGLKFVALTANTHAGKPMSSVYPHLAGAGLPDLVANEDVDFSGVDVVFCGLPHGASQKLVADIAERNPSLRVIDMGADFRFRNAADYGPVYGADHVAPQLQEQAAYGLTEHNRDAIRDARIIACPGCYPTATLLALLPLVKAGAISTDDLIIDAKSGVSGAGRAPKQNTLMAEAGESVTPYGVGVHRHAPEIEQEIGLVAGKKVAVNFTPHLIPMSRGELVTAHVKLDKCKNADEVRQVLRDAYADEQFIRIGEKGETPSTGHVRGSNYCVINVFDDRIPGRVIVIAAIDNLVKGSAGQAIQNFNVAFGFPEATAIEALPLFP; the protein is encoded by the coding sequence ATGCAGCCGCCCAAGACAGCCGCACTTCTTGGTGCTTCCGGATACACCGGAGCCGATCTGCTGCGACTTGGCGTGCGCCATCCCGGCCTCAAATTCGTGGCGCTGACCGCAAATACCCATGCCGGCAAACCCATGTCCTCGGTTTATCCTCACCTGGCGGGGGCGGGGCTTCCCGACCTTGTCGCCAATGAGGATGTGGATTTTTCCGGCGTCGACGTCGTCTTCTGCGGGCTCCCCCACGGGGCGAGCCAGAAGCTTGTGGCCGACATTGCCGAGCGCAACCCGTCCTTGCGTGTCATCGATATGGGAGCGGACTTCCGCTTTCGCAATGCCGCCGATTACGGACCGGTCTACGGCGCCGACCATGTCGCGCCGCAATTGCAGGAACAGGCGGCCTATGGGCTGACCGAGCACAATCGCGACGCGATCCGCGATGCCCGGATCATCGCCTGCCCCGGCTGCTATCCCACGGCGACGCTGTTGGCGCTCCTGCCGCTGGTCAAGGCCGGCGCGATCTCGACCGACGATCTGATCATCGACGCCAAGTCCGGCGTTTCCGGGGCAGGGCGGGCGCCCAAGCAGAACACGCTTATGGCCGAGGCCGGCGAGAGCGTGACGCCTTACGGCGTCGGCGTTCACCGCCACGCGCCGGAAATCGAGCAGGAGATCGGGCTCGTCGCCGGCAAGAAGGTGGCCGTCAACTTCACCCCGCATCTGATTCCCATGAGCCGTGGCGAGCTGGTCACCGCCCATGTGAAGCTCGACAAGTGCAAGAACGCCGATGAAGTGCGGCAGGTGCTGCGCGACGCTTATGCCGACGAGCAGTTCATCCGCATCGGCGAAAAGGGCGAGACGCCTTCGACCGGGCATGTGCGCGGCTCGAACTATTGCGTCATCAACGTCTTCGACGACCGTATCCCCGGGCGCGTGATCGTGATCGCGGCCATCGACAATCTCGTCAAGGGCAGCGCGGGGCAGGCGATCCAGAACTTCAACGTGGCCTTCGGCTTTCCCGAGGCAACCGCTATCGAGGCTCTGCCGCTGTTCCCTTGA
- a CDS encoding LL-diaminopimelate aminotransferase: MTEEFHRIRRLPPYVFEHINPIKAKARAEGVDIIDLGMGNPDLPTPQHIVDKLKETVKDPRTHRYSTSRGIPGLRKAQASYYGRRFGVKLDPNTQVVATLGSKEGFANMAQAITAPGDVVLVPNPTYPIHSFGFIMSGGVVRSMPADPNEDFLRSLDRAVRHSIPKPIALILNYPANPTAYVASLDFYREVVDYCRRNEIFILSDLAYSEIYFDDEPPHSVLEIPGAMDVAVEFTSMSKTFSMPGWRMGFAVGNERLIAALARVKSYLDYGAFTPIQVAAAAALNGDDSCIEEVRAIYKHRRDVMVESFGRAGWHIPVPAATMFAWAPIPDQFADLGSLEFAKLLIKETGVAVAPGVGFGEYGDQYVRLAFVENEQRIRQAARAIKKFLGGTATGGNVVKLAQS; the protein is encoded by the coding sequence ATGACTGAAGAATTCCACCGCATACGCCGCTTGCCACCTTATGTGTTCGAGCACATCAATCCCATCAAGGCCAAGGCACGCGCCGAGGGCGTGGACATCATCGATCTGGGAATGGGCAATCCGGACCTGCCGACCCCCCAGCACATCGTTGATAAGCTTAAGGAAACCGTCAAGGATCCGCGCACGCACCGCTATTCCACGTCGCGCGGAATCCCCGGTCTGCGCAAGGCTCAGGCCTCCTATTACGGCCGGCGATTCGGGGTGAAGCTCGATCCCAACACCCAGGTTGTGGCCACTTTGGGCTCCAAGGAGGGGTTCGCCAACATGGCGCAGGCGATCACGGCGCCGGGCGACGTGGTGCTGGTGCCCAATCCGACCTATCCGATCCATTCGTTTGGCTTTATCATGTCGGGCGGCGTTGTTCGCTCGATGCCGGCCGACCCCAATGAAGATTTCCTGCGCTCGCTGGACCGCGCGGTGCGCCATTCGATCCCCAAGCCGATTGCGCTGATCCTCAATTATCCCGCCAATCCAACCGCTTACGTCGCCTCGCTCGATTTCTACCGCGAGGTCGTCGACTACTGCCGCAGGAATGAAATCTTCATCCTCTCGGACCTTGCCTATTCCGAAATCTATTTCGACGACGAACCGCCCCATTCGGTGCTGGAAATTCCGGGTGCGATGGATGTGGCGGTCGAGTTCACCTCGATGTCCAAAACCTTCTCCATGCCCGGCTGGCGCATGGGATTTGCCGTGGGAAATGAACGGCTTATCGCCGCTCTGGCGCGGGTCAAATCCTATCTCGACTATGGCGCGTTCACGCCCATCCAGGTGGCCGCGGCTGCCGCGCTCAACGGCGATGATTCCTGCATCGAAGAGGTTCGCGCGATCTACAAGCACCGCCGCGACGTTATGGTGGAAAGCTTCGGCCGGGCGGGGTGGCACATTCCGGTTCCTGCCGCCACGATGTTCGCCTGGGCGCCGATCCCGGACCAGTTCGCGGACCTGGGAAGCCTTGAATTTGCTAAGCTTTTGATCAAGGAGACCGGCGTTGCCGTGGCGCCTGGTGTGGGCTTTGGCGAATATGGCGACCAGTATGTGCGCCTTGCATTCGTTGAAAACGAGCAGCGCATCCGCCAGGCGGCGCGGGCCATCAAGAAGTTTCTTGGCGGCACGGCGACCGGCGGCAATGTGGTGAAGCTGGCGCAATCATAG
- a CDS encoding homoserine dehydrogenase gives MQSFASGEGEDLRPLRVGIAGLGTVGAALIRILTEDGDAIARKLGRRIVVSAVSARSRSRDRGVDISGFKWFDDPVALARSGEIDLYVELIGGEDGPALASVTAALENGCPVVTANKALLARHGVALARAAENAHAQLGFEAAVAGGIPVIKTLREGLGSAAITRVYGIMNGTCNYILTRMGNEGISFEECLKDAQALGYAEADPTFDVEGFDTAHKLAILASLCFETEISADQVFVEGIWRITQADIKVAADLGYKIKLLGMARKVETGIEQRVHPTLVRKSSAIAGVDGVLNAVALETNHVQELLLAGPGAGGEATAASVLSDILDIARGTQVPPLGVPSSELAPCARAPMRIHEGGYYIRLNARDVPGALAAIATRMGEGNISLESVIQRPDLRASEPGVEEETSRTVVLITHETIESAVREALARIASDGFIVGQPQLIRIEEF, from the coding sequence ATGCAAAGCTTTGCCAGCGGCGAGGGCGAGGACTTGCGCCCGCTGCGGGTGGGCATTGCCGGGCTGGGAACGGTGGGCGCCGCGCTGATCCGGATCTTGACCGAGGATGGCGATGCCATCGCGCGCAAGCTGGGGCGGCGGATTGTCGTCTCGGCGGTTTCCGCGCGCTCGCGGTCGCGTGATCGCGGGGTGGATATTTCCGGCTTCAAATGGTTCGACGATCCCGTCGCGCTGGCGCGGTCGGGCGAAATCGATCTCTATGTCGAGCTGATCGGCGGTGAGGATGGGCCGGCACTGGCGTCGGTGACCGCAGCGCTGGAGAATGGCTGCCCGGTGGTGACGGCCAACAAGGCGCTGCTGGCCCGGCACGGCGTGGCCCTGGCGCGGGCGGCGGAGAACGCCCATGCCCAACTCGGGTTCGAGGCGGCAGTGGCCGGGGGCATTCCCGTGATCAAGACGCTGCGCGAGGGGTTGGGCTCGGCCGCAATCACGCGCGTCTATGGCATCATGAACGGGACGTGCAATTACATCCTCACCCGCATGGGCAATGAGGGAATCTCGTTCGAGGAATGCTTGAAGGACGCCCAGGCGCTCGGCTATGCGGAGGCTGATCCGACCTTCGACGTCGAAGGGTTCGATACGGCCCATAAGCTCGCGATCCTTGCCAGCCTTTGCTTTGAGACGGAGATTTCCGCCGATCAGGTGTTCGTCGAAGGCATTTGGCGCATCACCCAGGCCGACATAAAAGTGGCGGCCGATCTGGGATACAAGATCAAGCTCCTGGGCATGGCCCGCAAGGTGGAAACGGGAATCGAGCAGCGCGTGCATCCAACGCTTGTCCGGAAATCGAGCGCCATTGCCGGGGTGGACGGCGTGCTCAACGCCGTGGCGCTGGAAACCAATCACGTCCAGGAATTGCTGCTGGCCGGGCCCGGCGCGGGTGGGGAGGCAACGGCGGCTTCGGTGCTTTCCGATATTCTCGACATCGCGCGCGGCACGCAGGTGCCCCCGCTCGGGGTGCCGTCTTCGGAACTGGCGCCCTGCGCGCGCGCGCCGATGCGCATTCATGAAGGTGGCTATTATATAAGGCTCAACGCAAGGGATGTGCCTGGCGCGCTGGCGGCGATCGCCACCCGCATGGGCGAAGGCAACATCTCGCTCGAAAGCGTGATCCAGCGGCCCGACCTGCGCGCCTCCGAGCCCGGCGTCGAGGAGGAGACCTCGCGCACGGTGGTGCTGATTACCCACGAAACCATCGAAAGCGCGGTGCGCGAAGCGCTGGCACGGATCGCGAGCGACGGGTTCATTGTTGGTCAGCCACAACTGATAAGAATCGAGGAGTTCTAG
- the glpX gene encoding class II fructose-bisphosphatase has protein sequence MDQSQETAVGRNLTLEIARITERAAIAAAGWRGKGDEMEADQAAVIAMHNALNDIEIEGQVVIGEGRGAPLLALGEGVGKGHGPQIDVAVDPLEGVTGCAKNLADSLSVMAFSERGGLLRVPDAYMEKIAIGPGYPHGIVDLDKSPAENITALAEAKGVAVSDIVACLLDRPRHAGLIAQLRELGVAVKLLPDGDIAAVIHAANSDDTGIDIYLGSGGAPEGVLAAAAIRCMGGQMQGRLILDTADKKAAARELGIGDAKLCAEDMVRGNVLFAATGVTDGSLLRGVKLLPRRVVTSSVVMRSWSHTIRWITAEHRRES, from the coding sequence TTGGACCAATCTCAGGAGACTGCCGTCGGCCGCAATCTTACGCTCGAGATCGCCCGGATCACCGAGCGGGCGGCCATAGCGGCGGCGGGCTGGCGCGGCAAGGGTGACGAGATGGAGGCCGACCAGGCCGCCGTCATCGCCATGCACAACGCGCTCAACGACATCGAGATCGAAGGCCAGGTGGTGATCGGCGAGGGCAGGGGGGCTCCGCTGCTGGCGCTGGGCGAAGGGGTCGGCAAGGGTCATGGGCCGCAGATCGATGTCGCCGTCGATCCGCTGGAAGGGGTTACGGGCTGCGCCAAGAACCTCGCCGATTCCCTTTCGGTCATGGCGTTTTCCGAACGCGGCGGGCTGCTGCGCGTGCCGGACGCCTATATGGAAAAGATCGCCATCGGGCCGGGCTATCCGCATGGCATCGTCGACCTCGACAAGTCGCCGGCGGAAAACATCACCGCCCTGGCCGAGGCCAAGGGCGTAGCGGTGTCCGATATCGTGGCGTGCCTGCTCGACCGGCCGCGTCACGCGGGGCTCATCGCCCAATTGCGTGAACTCGGGGTGGCGGTGAAGCTGCTGCCCGATGGGGACATCGCCGCCGTGATCCATGCGGCCAACAGTGACGATACCGGCATCGACATCTACCTGGGATCAGGCGGGGCGCCCGAGGGCGTGCTGGCGGCGGCGGCGATCCGCTGCATGGGCGGGCAGATGCAGGGACGGCTGATCCTCGATACGGCCGACAAGAAGGCGGCGGCCCGCGAACTGGGGATCGGTGACGCCAAACTTTGCGCCGAGGACATGGTCCGCGGCAACGTGCTATTCGCTGCAACGGGGGTTACCGACGGGAGTCTGTTGCGTGGCGTAAAGCTTTTGCCGCGCCGGGTCGTCACCTCGAGCGTGGTGATGCGCTCCTGGAGCCACACGATACGCTGGATTACCGCCGAGCATCGGCGGGAGAGTTAG
- a CDS encoding HPP family protein — MRSHFARYIARHEPRKDWRVHFRSALAAGLAVMLIGWLSVKTGLPLLLAPLGPTAMLIFGQPASAGAQPINIFAGYLIGTIFAVLVVWILPDSWWLATLGVGFAMLVMLVLRVTHPPAVAVPLLVHATPVDPLTLFAVLFFACTLLVGLGVVLHRLPPRQRYPLPLSDQTSR; from the coding sequence ATGCGTTCCCATTTTGCCCGCTACATCGCCCGCCACGAGCCGCGCAAGGATTGGCGCGTTCATTTCCGCTCCGCCCTCGCCGCGGGGCTGGCGGTGATGCTGATCGGCTGGCTGTCGGTCAAGACCGGCCTGCCGCTGCTGCTGGCGCCGCTCGGGCCGACCGCGATGCTGATCTTCGGCCAGCCGGCCTCGGCGGGCGCCCAGCCGATCAATATTTTCGCCGGCTATCTGATCGGCACGATCTTTGCGGTGCTTGTCGTTTGGATCCTGCCCGATTCGTGGTGGCTGGCGACGCTCGGGGTCGGCTTTGCGATGCTGGTCATGCTCGTGCTGCGGGTGACGCATCCGCCGGCGGTGGCGGTGCCGCTGCTGGTTCACGCCACGCCGGTCGATCCGCTCACGCTTTTCGCAGTGCTGTTTTTCGCCTGCACGCTGCTGGTGGGCCTGGGCGTCGTTCTGCACCGCCTGCCGCCGCGCCAGCGCTACCCTCTGCCGCTTAGCGACCAGACCTCACGCTAA
- a CDS encoding GNAT family N-acetyltransferase: MDSSVVTLRDASVADVGGIAAVHVAAWKETYTGLVPEGILAALSVADREARWRRILADPHAGGTSVCVACDGERIVGFASCGGQRDAGLRTLGFDAEISALYLLQSHQRQGIGTAMMRHMAAELAGRDHAAAALWVLRENRAARAFYARLGGEVVGEREEVRPEARLMELAYGWRRLGHME, from the coding sequence ATGGACTCGAGCGTGGTGACATTGCGAGACGCTTCTGTTGCCGATGTCGGCGGCATTGCCGCCGTGCACGTCGCAGCGTGGAAAGAGACCTATACGGGGCTGGTGCCCGAGGGGATTCTGGCGGCTCTTTCTGTTGCGGATCGGGAGGCACGATGGAGGCGGATACTCGCAGATCCGCACGCGGGTGGAACCTCGGTTTGCGTCGCATGTGACGGCGAGCGCATCGTCGGCTTCGCATCGTGCGGCGGCCAGCGCGACGCCGGTTTGAGGACTCTGGGCTTTGATGCCGAGATCAGCGCTCTCTACCTGCTGCAATCCCATCAGCGCCAGGGCATCGGCACGGCGATGATGCGGCACATGGCGGCCGAACTTGCCGGGCGGGACCATGCGGCGGCAGCCCTATGGGTGCTGCGCGAAAACCGCGCCGCACGAGCGTTTTACGCGCGGCTGGGCGGGGAGGTTGTGGGAGAGAGGGAGGAGGTTCGGCCAGAAGCCCGATTGATGGAATTGGCCTATGGGTGGCGGCGGCTCGGACACATGGAATAG